From a single Pyxicephalus adspersus chromosome 11, UCB_Pads_2.0, whole genome shotgun sequence genomic region:
- the LOC140341214 gene encoding sialic acid-binding Ig-like lectin 8, with the protein MTHHLLYDCHNRKNCGPKLSNMKLKRSHGRMCYYHILIFIISYLLRGIDSEALPGYSINVSSHVTVQEGLCVYIPCSFTVPTSVNLTRNAVGLWHKGNKKCDTPVASNTKSFSSNGRFFLTGDVWRGDCSFYIENLLYEKKSKYCFRVEDNVKFSYKDTEPYIQVKGLTDKPAISPRKSWLEGEKVTLSCTSPGRCRGITPNITWKGNIHNFETNNHVINHENDTKTHFSNITFTARREQNNLILSCRVQLEGKLTTVKNITMKVECKSSCHPTTT; encoded by the exons ATGACCCATCATCTTCTATATGATTGCCACAACAGAAA GAACTGCGGACCAAAGCTTTCCAATATGAAGCTAAAAAGAAGTCATGGCCGCATGTGCTATTACCACATcctcatttttattatatcttatcTCTTAAGAG GTATTGACAGTGAAGCTTTACCTGGATACAGTATAAACGTTTCTTCCCATGTAACTGTTCAGGAAGGATTATGTGTGTACATTCCATGCAGCTTTACTGTGCCAACATCCGTAAACTTAACTAGAAATGCCGTAGGACTATGGCACAAAGGCAACAAAAAGTGTGATACACCTGTGGCTTCCAATACTAAAAGCTTTTCCAGCAATGGCCGATTCTTTCTGACTGGAGATGTATGGAGAGGGGACTGCTCATTCTACATAGAAAAtctattatatgaaaaaaaaagtaaatattgtttCAGAGTTGAAGATAATGTAAAATTCAGCTACAAAGATACTGAGCCGTATATACAAGTAAAAG GCCTAACAGATAAGCCTGCGATCTCACCCAGGAAGAGTTGGCTTGAGGGAGAGAAGGTGACACTAAGCTGCACGTCTCCCGGAAGATGTAGGGGGATAACCCCTAATATTACATGGAAAGGAAATATCCACAATTTTGAAACAAATAACCATGTTATAAATCATGAAAAtgacacaaaaacacatttctccaacaTTACTTTTACGGCAAGAAGGGAACAGAACAACTTAATATTATCATGCAGAGTGCAGCTCGAAGGAAAATTGACTACTGTGAAAAACATTACTATGAAGGTGGAATGTAAGTCTTCTTGTCATCCTACAACTACctga